In Paenibacillus sp. 1781tsa1, one DNA window encodes the following:
- a CDS encoding RICIN domain-containing protein, with the protein MKWLKRMSSLLLAGSLLTGGLGLGTEVSAAGAYTAVADPSKQYQTMEGWGTSLAWWGKVVGEYSNRDEYVEKMFNANTGLGLNILRYNIGGGDNPSSNVLEYRKAVPGYQPSPGVYDWNADANQRYMLQAAKAQGVNIIEAFANSAPYWMTISGNVSGSANGGNNLKPDYYDDFADYLTEVVKHFRDNWGITFDSVTPLNEPISTWWKQGNDQEGMHFDRADQNTILSQVQASLNTKGLSTKLSAPEEYSIDDTNVSFNSYSNAVKSAITQINTHTYGGSNRTALRNTATSAGKHLWTSEYGDGDASGLTMSRTILKDIRNMGASGWVYWQAVDSADGWGFFKNVLNNTQTSSYTVNQKYYVMGNYSKFIRPGYKIIGMSDANTLAAYDAASGKVVLVTTNSESTDTTVTYDLSRFTNTGTSAQVHRTSSTEKLQQLTNISVQNKTFTATAKANSVTTYVISGATYNGSTGYEAGAIYKLINRNSGLALDVNGASSTGGATIIQWNDNGAANQQWKLESTGNGYYNIRNVGSGLLLDVNSGSTQGGAALIQWQDNGGNNQQWLPIDVGGYVVLANRNSGLTVDINQGSLTAGASTIQWADNGGANQQWRLVKVN; encoded by the coding sequence ATGAAGTGGTTAAAACGAATGAGCTCGCTGCTGCTGGCAGGAAGTCTGCTAACAGGCGGTTTGGGTCTGGGCACAGAGGTATCTGCTGCAGGAGCATACACGGCAGTTGCCGATCCATCCAAGCAATATCAGACGATGGAAGGCTGGGGAACATCCCTCGCGTGGTGGGGCAAAGTGGTTGGAGAATATTCCAATCGGGATGAGTATGTGGAGAAAATGTTCAATGCAAATACCGGACTGGGGCTGAACATCCTGCGGTACAACATTGGAGGCGGGGATAATCCATCATCCAATGTCCTTGAATATCGCAAAGCCGTTCCTGGTTACCAGCCTTCTCCAGGCGTGTATGATTGGAATGCAGATGCAAACCAACGATATATGCTGCAGGCTGCCAAAGCTCAAGGCGTGAATATCATCGAAGCTTTTGCGAATTCCGCACCTTACTGGATGACGATCAGTGGCAATGTATCCGGTTCGGCCAATGGAGGTAATAACCTCAAGCCTGATTACTACGATGATTTTGCCGATTATTTAACCGAGGTTGTGAAGCATTTTCGGGATAACTGGGGGATCACATTTGATAGTGTAACTCCGCTCAATGAACCGATCTCGACGTGGTGGAAACAGGGGAATGATCAGGAGGGTATGCACTTCGACCGGGCGGATCAGAACACCATTCTGAGTCAGGTACAAGCTTCGTTGAATACGAAGGGCCTGTCCACGAAGCTGAGCGCACCGGAAGAATACAGTATTGATGATACCAATGTGTCGTTTAACAGCTACAGCAATGCGGTTAAATCAGCGATCACTCAGATCAACACCCATACGTATGGCGGAAGCAATCGTACTGCTTTACGCAACACAGCGACGTCTGCGGGCAAACATCTGTGGACCTCGGAATATGGCGATGGGGATGCAAGTGGACTTACGATGTCACGTACCATTCTCAAGGATATTCGCAATATGGGCGCAAGTGGATGGGTGTATTGGCAAGCCGTGGATAGTGCCGACGGATGGGGATTTTTCAAGAACGTGTTGAACAATACGCAGACGTCCAGTTACACCGTGAACCAAAAATATTATGTCATGGGCAATTACAGCAAATTTATACGTCCTGGATACAAGATTATCGGCATGAGTGATGCCAATACCCTTGCAGCCTATGATGCAGCTTCTGGCAAAGTGGTACTGGTTACAACCAATTCGGAATCGACGGATACAACGGTAACCTATGATCTCAGTCGTTTTACGAACACAGGCACATCTGCTCAAGTACATCGGACCTCTTCAACGGAGAAGTTGCAGCAACTGACCAATATTTCCGTGCAAAATAAAACCTTTACCGCTACAGCCAAGGCCAACTCGGTCACAACCTACGTCATTTCCGGTGCAACTTACAATGGTAGCACGGGGTATGAAGCCGGGGCCATCTACAAATTAATCAACCGTAACAGTGGACTTGCACTTGATGTTAACGGTGCTTCTTCTACGGGCGGGGCAACAATCATTCAATGGAATGATAATGGAGCAGCCAACCAGCAGTGGAAGCTGGAGTCTACAGGCAACGGATATTACAACATCCGCAATGTAGGCAGTGGCCTTTTATTAGACGTGAATTCGGGTTCTACACAAGGCGGAGCCGCTCTGATTCAGTGGCAGGATAACGGGGGCAACAATCAGCAATGGCTGCCAATTGATGTGGGAGGATATGTGGTACTTGCGAATCGGAACAGTGGTCTGACGGTTGACATCAATCAAGGTTCTCTGACCGCGGGCGCCTCCACCATTCAGTGGGCCGACAATGGCGGAGCCAATCAGCAATGGAGGTTAGTCAAAGTTAATTAG